The Clostridium sporogenes genome contains a region encoding:
- the uraA gene encoding uracil permease — protein sequence MKKYVDVNEKLPILKTIPLSFQHLFAMVGATILVPMLTGMSPSIALFGSGVGTLLYVLCTKAKLPAYIGSSFAFIGPMTVASSAYGTNAMLSGIITAGLIYILVAAIISFTGTDWLNKVLPPIVVGSVVIVIGLGLAGVAINWAGLNSNFTVDSMQSVPRWAWITVAMITLGIGILGTMYFKGFLGVIPILIAMICGYISALSLGVISQETLTKIASAPLFQLPPFMKPEFNINAMVLMAPVAFVTLAEHIGHVYVTNNVVGKDFTKDPGLHRSILGDGVATLLAGFIGGPPNTTYGENIGVMAITKVYSVWVIVGAAIIAIILSFIGPVATLIATIPMPVMGGVSILLFGIIASSGFRVFVEDKVDFSKKRNLIISSVIIVLGIGGAAVKFKLAGSEVEIAGVALATLVGIILNLILPKESRTEEEDNKEENLKEDYVKPIEKNVG from the coding sequence ATGAAAAAATATGTAGATGTAAACGAAAAATTACCTATCTTAAAAACTATACCATTAAGTTTTCAACATTTATTTGCAATGGTGGGAGCCACTATATTAGTACCAATGCTTACAGGCATGAGTCCTTCCATTGCATTGTTTGGAAGTGGTGTAGGAACACTTCTTTATGTACTTTGTACAAAGGCAAAACTACCAGCTTATATAGGATCATCTTTTGCATTCATAGGCCCCATGACGGTGGCATCATCAGCTTATGGAACTAATGCCATGTTATCAGGAATAATAACTGCAGGTTTAATTTATATATTAGTAGCAGCTATAATAAGTTTTACAGGAACAGATTGGTTAAATAAAGTATTACCACCAATTGTAGTTGGTTCTGTTGTAATAGTAATAGGTTTAGGATTAGCAGGAGTAGCAATAAACTGGGCAGGTCTTAATTCTAATTTTACAGTGGATTCTATGCAAAGTGTACCAAGATGGGCATGGATTACAGTTGCAATGATAACCTTAGGAATAGGAATACTTGGAACTATGTATTTTAAAGGATTCTTAGGAGTAATTCCAATTCTTATAGCAATGATATGTGGATATATTTCAGCATTATCCCTAGGGGTTATATCTCAGGAAACTTTAACTAAAATAGCAAGTGCACCTTTATTTCAACTTCCACCATTTATGAAACCAGAGTTTAATATAAATGCCATGGTATTAATGGCACCGGTAGCTTTTGTAACATTAGCAGAACATATTGGCCATGTTTATGTAACAAATAATGTAGTAGGAAAAGATTTTACAAAGGATCCAGGGCTACATAGATCCATACTAGGAGATGGAGTAGCTACTTTACTTGCAGGATTTATAGGTGGGCCTCCGAACACAACTTATGGAGAAAATATAGGAGTTATGGCTATAACTAAAGTATACAGTGTATGGGTAATTGTAGGAGCTGCAATAATAGCTATTATACTTTCCTTTATAGGACCTGTAGCTACACTAATAGCTACCATACCAATGCCAGTAATGGGTGGAGTAAGTATACTTTTATTTGGAATAATAGCTTCTTCAGGTTTTAGAGTATTTGTAGAGGATAAAGTAGATTTTAGTAAAAAAAGAAACCTAATAATATCATCTGTAATAATAGTATTAGGAATAGGTGGAGCAGCAGTAAAATTTAAGTTAGCAGGCTCAGAAGTAGAAATAGCAGGAGTTGCATTAGCAACACTAGTAGGAATAATATTAAATTTAATACTTCCAAAAGAAAGTAGAACAGAAGAAGAAGATAATAAAGAAGAAAATCTTAAAGAAGATTATGTTAAACCTATAGAAAAAAATGTGGGTTAA
- a CDS encoding exodeoxyribonuclease III — translation MRIYSWNVNGLRAVAKKNFLEWIGEENPDILCIQETKLQENQLEDNIKNIDGYYSYFSFAHKKGYSGVATYTKEEPISVKHGISIERFDSEGRILITEFKDFILLNIYFPNGQRDEERLQYKLDFYAALFNYCDELVEAGKKLVICGDYNTAHNEIDLKNPKANEKASGFLRIERDWLDKIIERGYTDTFRNMNPDKIKYSWWSYRFKARERNAGWRIDYHFVSNNLLDRVENTEILNEVYGSDHCPVMLELK, via the coding sequence ATGAGAATTTATTCTTGGAATGTTAATGGTTTAAGAGCGGTAGCAAAAAAGAATTTTCTGGAGTGGATAGGGGAAGAAAATCCTGATATATTATGTATACAAGAAACAAAACTGCAGGAAAATCAATTAGAAGATAATATAAAAAATATAGATGGCTATTATTCTTATTTTAGTTTTGCTCATAAAAAGGGATATAGTGGTGTAGCTACTTACACTAAGGAGGAACCTATTTCAGTAAAACATGGCATAAGCATAGAAAGATTTGATTCAGAAGGAAGAATACTTATAACTGAATTTAAGGATTTTATACTTTTAAACATATATTTTCCTAATGGTCAAAGGGATGAGGAAAGACTTCAATATAAATTAGATTTTTATGCAGCCTTATTTAATTATTGTGATGAGTTAGTTGAGGCAGGTAAAAAGCTAGTCATATGTGGAGATTATAATACAGCTCATAATGAAATAGATCTTAAAAATCCTAAAGCTAATGAGAAAGCCTCAGGATTTTTAAGAATAGAAAGGGACTGGTTAGATAAAATAATAGAAAGAGGATATACAGATACCTTTAGAAATATGAATCCAGATAAGATTAAATATTCTTGGTGGAGTTATAGATTCAAAGCTAGAGAGAGAAATGCAGGATGGAGAATTGATTACCATTTTGTTTCAAACAATCTATTAGATAGAGTAGAAAATACAGAAATATTAAATGAGGTTTATGGTTCAGATCATTGTCCTGTAATGTTAGAATTAAAGTAA
- a CDS encoding THUMP domain-containing class I SAM-dependent RNA methyltransferase: MEYTLIATATFGLEKVVADELKELGYEDLKIENGKVTFIGDERDIVTCNMWLRTADRVLIKMAEFKAESFEELFQGTKAVPWGEYISEDGFMHVTGKSIKSTLHSVPDCQSIVKKAVIEAMKREYVKDWFSEDGAEYKIEVAILKDIVTLTLDTSGPGLHKRGYRENAGEAPLKETLAAALVLLSKWEPSRILSDPMCGSGTIAIEAALIGKNIAPGLNRSFAAEAWDIIPLNMWEEVRKHARNSINKENFRILASDINGRILKTARENAEKAGVSDYIAFQKMSMEEFKSKKKYGFIITNPPYGERLNTLKEVEKLYKNLGEVYSSLQEWSCFILTSYEGFEKIFGKKSDKNRKLYNGRLKCYYYQYIGLEPPKKYYEK, translated from the coding sequence ATGGAATACACGCTAATTGCCACAGCAACTTTTGGACTAGAAAAAGTAGTAGCTGATGAATTAAAAGAATTAGGCTATGAGGATTTAAAAATAGAAAATGGCAAAGTTACCTTTATAGGCGATGAAAGAGATATAGTTACATGTAATATGTGGCTTAGAACTGCAGATAGAGTTTTAATAAAAATGGCAGAGTTTAAGGCAGAAAGTTTTGAGGAGCTTTTTCAAGGAACTAAAGCAGTACCTTGGGGAGAATATATTTCTGAGGATGGATTTATGCATGTTACAGGAAAATCTATTAAATCCACACTACATAGTGTACCAGATTGTCAATCCATAGTAAAAAAAGCTGTAATAGAAGCTATGAAAAGAGAGTATGTTAAGGATTGGTTTAGTGAAGATGGAGCAGAGTATAAAATAGAAGTAGCTATTCTAAAGGATATAGTTACATTAACTTTAGATACTTCAGGACCTGGACTTCATAAAAGAGGATATAGAGAAAATGCAGGAGAGGCACCTTTAAAGGAAACTTTAGCAGCAGCTTTAGTACTTTTAAGTAAATGGGAACCTTCAAGAATACTTTCAGATCCTATGTGTGGTTCTGGTACCATTGCCATAGAAGCAGCTTTAATAGGTAAAAATATAGCACCGGGTTTAAATAGGAGCTTTGCAGCAGAGGCCTGGGACATAATACCTCTTAATATGTGGGAAGAAGTAAGGAAACATGCTAGAAATTCTATAAACAAAGAGAATTTTAGAATATTAGCCTCAGATATAAATGGAAGAATATTAAAAACAGCTAGGGAGAATGCAGAAAAAGCAGGAGTTTCTGATTATATAGCTTTTCAAAAGATGTCCATGGAAGAATTTAAATCAAAAAAGAAATATGGATTTATAATAACTAATCCACCTTATGGTGAAAGATTAAATACTTTAAAAGAAGTAGAAAAACTTTATAAGAATCTAGGAGAAGTATACTCAAGTTTACAGGAATGGTCTTGTTTTATATTAACTTCTTATGAGGGATTCGAAAAAATATTTGGAAAAAAATCAGATAAAAATAGAAAACTATATAATGGAAGATTGAAATGCTATTACTATCAATATATAGGATTGGAGCCTCCTAAAAAATATTATGAAAAATAA
- a CDS encoding carbonic anhydrase, producing the protein MDKLIKIENIEDILPIYKNTAIEKLLKYHNLDYKFEEYDKAELLVGMCMDNRKQLNIPNNFAYILRTGGGNLRYSEFKISYAIAVGGVKTLALIGHNHCGMVNLMNKKGKFIQGLVDNAGWNMQQAEEHFMSFAPMFEIENEISFLLSETKRLREKYPKISIAPLFYNVDDNLLYLVKENS; encoded by the coding sequence ATGGATAAATTAATAAAAATAGAAAATATTGAAGATATATTACCTATTTACAAAAACACAGCTATTGAAAAACTTTTAAAATATCATAATTTGGATTATAAGTTTGAGGAGTATGATAAAGCAGAATTATTAGTGGGAATGTGTATGGATAATCGTAAACAACTTAATATACCTAATAACTTTGCATATATACTTAGAACTGGTGGAGGAAACCTAAGATATAGTGAGTTTAAAATATCTTATGCCATTGCAGTAGGTGGGGTTAAAACCTTAGCATTAATAGGGCACAACCATTGTGGAATGGTAAATTTAATGAATAAAAAGGGAAAATTTATTCAAGGACTAGTAGACAATGCTGGCTGGAATATGCAGCAAGCAGAAGAACATTTTATGAGTTTTGCTCCCATGTTTGAAATAGAAAATGAAATTAGTTTTTTATTAAGTGAAACTAAGAGACTAAGAGAAAAATATCCTAAAATATCGATAGCACCATTATTTTATAATGTAGATGATAATTTATTATATTTAGTTAAAGAGAATAGTTAG
- the modA gene encoding molybdate ABC transporter substrate-binding protein — protein sequence MKKILSILIISILALGLFGCTNTKVEEKKEDTTNKKESKENLDITVSAAASLTEALTEIQKKYEKETGAKLSITFDASGTLQKQIEQGAPTDLFISASKKNMDKLQEEKLIDNDTRKDLLGNKLVLIVSEENKDKKIEKISDLKNMNFKLAIGEPESVPAGKYAKEVIEYYRAWDDLKDKIVYGKSVKQVAKYVESGEAAAGIVYNNDAKVLKKSYIKYTFDEKSHKPIVYPMAVVKNSKNKEGARKFAKYIQTKEAKDIFAKYGFNPIAK from the coding sequence TTGAAGAAGATTTTAAGTATTTTAATTATATCTATTTTAGCATTAGGTTTATTTGGATGTACTAATACTAAGGTAGAGGAAAAAAAAGAAGATACTACTAATAAAAAGGAATCTAAAGAAAATCTTGATATAACTGTATCTGCTGCTGCAAGTTTAACAGAAGCTTTAACAGAAATACAGAAAAAATATGAAAAAGAAACAGGAGCTAAACTTTCAATAACTTTTGATGCTTCTGGCACACTTCAAAAGCAAATAGAACAAGGGGCTCCAACAGATTTATTTATATCAGCATCTAAGAAGAATATGGATAAATTACAGGAAGAAAAATTAATAGATAATGATACAAGAAAAGATTTATTAGGAAACAAACTTGTTTTAATCGTATCTGAAGAAAATAAAGATAAAAAAATTGAAAAAATATCTGATTTAAAAAATATGAACTTTAAATTAGCTATAGGAGAACCTGAATCTGTTCCAGCAGGAAAATATGCAAAGGAAGTTATTGAATACTATAGGGCATGGGATGATTTAAAAGACAAAATCGTATATGGTAAATCTGTAAAACAAGTTGCGAAGTATGTAGAGAGTGGAGAAGCTGCTGCAGGAATAGTTTATAATAACGATGCTAAGGTATTAAAGAAAAGCTATATAAAATATACTTTCGATGAAAAATCTCATAAACCTATTGTTTATCCAATGGCAGTAGTTAAAAATAGCAAAAACAAAGAAGGGGCAAGGAAATTTGCAAAATATATTCAAACAAAAGAAGCTAAAGATATATTTGCAAAATATGGATTCAATCCTATAGCAAAATAG
- the modB gene encoding molybdate ABC transporter permease subunit, translated as MILEPIILSVKIAFISTIFTFVFGILLARVITKYNFRGKDILESLIILPMVLPPTITGYGLLILMSRRNFIGKFLYENFGITIIFTPVAACVAAIIVSIPLMYQSAKAAFLNIDHIYENAARTLGASEWRVFIKISFPLAWPGIVSGSVLSFARALGEFGATLMVAGNIPGKTQTIPTAIYFAVDNGYTKVANTLLGVVVAFSFVLIFSLNSWLKKKDYKRLN; from the coding sequence ATGATATTAGAACCAATTATTTTATCAGTGAAAATAGCTTTTATATCTACAATTTTTACATTTGTATTTGGTATACTATTGGCTAGAGTGATTACTAAGTATAATTTTAGAGGGAAAGATATACTTGAGAGTTTAATTATTTTGCCAATGGTTCTTCCACCAACAATTACAGGTTATGGATTGCTTATTTTAATGAGCAGGAGGAATTTTATAGGAAAATTTTTATATGAGAACTTTGGAATAACTATTATATTTACTCCTGTTGCAGCTTGTGTTGCAGCGATAATAGTTTCAATACCTTTAATGTATCAAAGTGCTAAAGCAGCATTTTTAAATATTGACCATATATATGAAAATGCAGCAAGAACACTTGGTGCAAGTGAATGGAGGGTGTTTATAAAGATAAGTTTTCCATTGGCATGGCCAGGTATAGTAAGTGGAAGTGTATTGTCCTTTGCAAGAGCTTTAGGAGAATTCGGAGCCACTTTAATGGTTGCAGGGAACATACCTGGTAAAACGCAGACTATACCTACTGCTATATATTTTGCTGTAGATAACGGATATACAAAAGTGGCAAATACACTTTTAGGGGTAGTTGTGGCATTTAGCTTTGTTTTAATATTTTCATTAAATTCATGGTTAAAAAAGAAGGACTATAAAAGGCTAAATTAA
- a CDS encoding ATP-binding cassette domain-containing protein, with protein sequence MIKMDIVKSLNNFDLKCKLNLGNEVVALQGSSGSGKTTILDCIAGIKNPNKGIIKIDNKTVFSSSKNINLPIKDRHIGYLFQNYALFPHMTVEENILFGVKNQKNYDISYIKYITETFKIEHLKDRKPNQISGGEKQRVALARALAIKPNVLMLDEPFSSLDKDTKEVVYKEFMEYKKKFKISIILVTHNSYEAELLADRSIIIHEGVLVKSNDAFNIV encoded by the coding sequence ATGATAAAAATGGATATAGTTAAAAGTTTAAATAATTTTGACTTAAAATGTAAATTAAATTTAGGAAATGAAGTAGTTGCATTGCAAGGTTCTTCAGGATCAGGAAAAACAACTATTTTAGATTGTATTGCAGGTATCAAAAATCCTAATAAGGGGATTATTAAGATTGATAATAAGACTGTTTTCTCTTCTTCAAAAAATATAAATTTACCAATAAAAGATAGGCATATAGGATATTTATTTCAAAACTATGCTTTGTTTCCTCACATGACTGTGGAAGAGAATATATTATTTGGAGTAAAAAATCAAAAAAATTATGATATAAGTTATATAAAGTATATAACTGAAACATTTAAAATAGAACATCTTAAAGATAGAAAGCCCAATCAAATATCAGGTGGAGAAAAACAGAGAGTAGCCTTAGCAAGGGCTTTAGCAATAAAACCCAATGTGTTAATGTTAGATGAACCATTTTCATCATTGGACAAGGATACTAAAGAGGTGGTTTATAAAGAATTTATGGAATATAAAAAGAAGTTTAAAATAAGTATCATTTTAGTTACTCATAATTCTTATGAAGCAGAGTTGTTGGCGGATAGGTCCATAATTATTCATGAAGGAGTCCTTGTAAAAAGTAATGATGCTTTTAATATTGTGTAA
- a CDS encoding patatin-like phospholipase family protein: protein MLKADGVFQGGGVKATAFTGAICRLEEEGMMWQRLAGTSAGAIIAAFLAVGYRGKEIKKIMYELDYKKVGNITAIKKFPLAKKSLGLILEKGIFSTVYIEKYLEEVFKNKGKTKFKHISLNKESPLKIIASDVTNKRLLILPDDVKKYGMDPMELEIAKAVTMSISIPFFFTPVKLKYMEKEAYIVDGGITSNYPIWIFDVKDVPRWPTFGFKLGNSEEFNRTIENKDFISYIVDVVETTIDSYDESYLSDKDKIRTISIPALGVKTTEFNISLETKEKLYKEGYEKADEFLKKWDFRRYIRSYRI from the coding sequence TTGTTAAAAGCAGATGGTGTTTTTCAAGGTGGTGGAGTTAAGGCTACAGCTTTTACAGGAGCTATTTGTAGATTAGAAGAGGAAGGAATGATGTGGCAAAGGCTTGCAGGAACATCTGCAGGAGCTATAATAGCAGCTTTTTTAGCTGTAGGCTATAGAGGGAAAGAAATAAAAAAAATCATGTATGAATTAGATTATAAAAAAGTTGGAAATATAACTGCTATCAAAAAATTCCCTTTGGCCAAAAAGTCTTTAGGACTTATATTAGAAAAGGGTATTTTTAGTACAGTGTATATAGAAAAATACCTTGAAGAAGTGTTTAAGAATAAAGGAAAAACAAAGTTTAAACATATAAGTTTAAATAAAGAGTCCCCATTAAAGATAATAGCTTCAGATGTTACTAATAAAAGATTACTTATATTGCCAGATGATGTAAAAAAATATGGTATGGATCCTATGGAATTAGAAATAGCTAAAGCAGTAACAATGAGCATAAGCATTCCTTTCTTTTTTACACCAGTAAAGCTTAAATATATGGAAAAAGAAGCCTATATAGTAGATGGAGGAATAACTAGTAACTATCCTATATGGATATTTGATGTAAAGGACGTGCCTAGATGGCCAACATTTGGGTTTAAGTTAGGTAATAGTGAAGAATTTAATAGAACTATAGAAAATAAGGATTTTATATCCTACATAGTAGATGTGGTAGAAACAACCATAGATTCCTATGATGAAAGTTATTTAAGTGATAAAGATAAAATTAGGACTATATCTATACCAGCCTTAGGAGTAAAAACTACAGAATTTAATATATCCTTAGAAACTAAGGAAAAATTATATAAAGAAGGTTATGAAAAAGCAGATGAATTTTTAAAAAAGTGGGATTTTAGAAGATATATAAGATCATATAGAATTTAG
- a CDS encoding methylcobamide--CoM methyltransferase codes for MIKEEMTPKERIIAFSKGEETDRIICIPDMGVTMVPFIGVTAREYYHSAQLMADLEIALFKRLRHDGVSISTSLRGVAEAMGAKVGYPDYGISYLIEPAINCVDAIESLKVVDPLKDGNLPTLLEAIRLTRDALEDEVDVGAAMSGPFSVAASVVGTENLLKWMIKYPKKVHTLMDIVAESNNRYIEEVAKLGVSIGFADPVSSTSLISPKQFREFSLPALKRNINKIKEKTGGAPAIHICGKSKELWEDVVNAGISNFSIDNAEDLEEAKNIMGDRVVITGNVPPVDVVYRGNKEAIFKSVKECIKKGHDSKKGYILSTGCQIPMHTPIENIEMFMEAGKTYGKYPIDL; via the coding sequence TTGATTAAAGAAGAAATGACACCAAAAGAAAGAATTATAGCTTTTTCTAAAGGGGAAGAAACCGACAGAATAATATGTATCCCAGATATGGGAGTTACCATGGTACCATTTATAGGAGTCACAGCTAGAGAGTATTATCATTCAGCACAGCTTATGGCAGATTTAGAAATAGCTCTATTTAAAAGACTTCGCCATGATGGTGTAAGTATATCTACTAGTCTTAGAGGAGTTGCTGAAGCTATGGGGGCTAAAGTAGGATATCCTGATTATGGTATTTCTTATTTAATAGAACCAGCTATTAATTGTGTAGATGCAATAGAATCTCTTAAAGTTGTGGATCCTTTAAAGGATGGGAATCTACCAACTTTGCTTGAAGCAATAAGACTTACTAGAGATGCACTTGAGGATGAAGTAGATGTTGGTGCTGCTATGTCTGGGCCTTTTAGTGTTGCAGCTTCTGTAGTAGGAACAGAAAATTTATTAAAATGGATGATTAAGTATCCTAAAAAAGTTCATACATTAATGGATATAGTAGCAGAATCTAATAATAGATACATAGAGGAAGTAGCCAAGCTTGGAGTATCTATTGGATTTGCAGATCCAGTTTCATCTACTAGTCTTATAAGTCCAAAACAGTTTAGGGAGTTTTCATTACCAGCTCTAAAGAGAAATATTAATAAAATAAAAGAGAAGACTGGAGGAGCTCCTGCTATACATATTTGTGGCAAGAGTAAGGAGCTTTGGGAAGATGTTGTAAATGCAGGAATTTCTAATTTCAGTATTGATAATGCAGAAGATTTAGAAGAAGCTAAAAACATAATGGGAGATAGAGTTGTTATTACTGGAAACGTTCCCCCTGTAGATGTAGTATATAGAGGAAATAAAGAAGCTATTTTTAAATCCGTTAAAGAATGTATTAAAAAAGGTCATGACTCTAAGAAAGGATATATTTTAAGTACAGGATGCCAAATCCCAATGCATACACCAATAGAAAATATTGAAATGTTTATGGAAGCAGGAAAAACTTATGGAAAATATCCTATAGATTTATAA
- a CDS encoding Na+/H+ antiporter NhaC family protein → MGNTNENKGNGKALIPFAIFVLVYLCSGVILSIMGVEMAFYQFPAPIAVVIGIIFAFILIQGTLDEKMDSFIKGCGDENIIIMCIIYLLAGGFSAVSKAMGGADATVNLGLTLIPPQFIVVGIFLISAFISIATGTSVGTVVAVGPIAVQLAAKAGLNMPLALGALVGGALYGDNLSIISDTTIASTRTQGVDMKDKFRANFGFATAAALVTIAFLFIFGKPVTTPKMVSHSFNLIKIIPYMFVLIAAIAGKNVFAVLMGGIILSGAIGIGYGDFTILGFAKEVYGGFTGMFDVFSLSLLTGGLANMVSKGGGLDWLLYKVNKMIKGKKSAELGMSSLVALTDAATANNTVSIIVCGELSKEISKEYKIDPRKTAALLSTFSMVMQGIIPYGAQLLIAGSFTKGSVSPVQIVPYMWYPFILGIFGVIFILTPFGNGYLKKHPWDFGKNKPAVKGSFENSESVEKA, encoded by the coding sequence ATGGGAAATACAAATGAAAATAAAGGAAATGGAAAAGCTCTTATACCCTTTGCTATTTTTGTGTTAGTGTATTTATGCTCAGGAGTTATATTATCTATTATGGGAGTAGAAATGGCATTCTATCAATTTCCAGCTCCAATTGCAGTAGTAATAGGAATAATATTTGCATTTATTTTAATACAAGGAACTTTAGATGAAAAAATGGACAGCTTTATTAAAGGATGTGGAGACGAGAATATAATAATAATGTGTATTATATATCTTTTGGCTGGTGGATTTTCAGCAGTTTCTAAAGCAATGGGTGGAGCTGATGCTACAGTAAATTTAGGATTAACTTTAATACCACCTCAATTTATTGTAGTAGGTATATTTTTAATATCTGCATTTATTTCTATTGCAACAGGAACATCAGTAGGAACTGTTGTTGCAGTAGGGCCTATAGCTGTTCAGTTAGCAGCAAAAGCAGGATTAAATATGCCATTAGCATTAGGAGCGCTAGTTGGTGGAGCTTTATATGGAGATAATTTATCAATTATATCAGATACAACTATAGCTTCTACAAGGACTCAAGGGGTAGATATGAAAGATAAATTTAGAGCAAACTTTGGCTTTGCTACGGCAGCAGCTTTAGTTACAATAGCTTTTTTATTTATATTTGGAAAGCCAGTAACTACACCAAAAATGGTAAGTCATTCATTTAATTTAATAAAAATAATTCCTTATATGTTTGTTTTAATAGCCGCCATAGCTGGGAAAAATGTATTTGCAGTATTGATGGGTGGAATAATACTTTCTGGAGCTATTGGAATTGGTTATGGAGACTTCACAATTTTAGGATTTGCAAAGGAAGTTTATGGAGGATTTACAGGGATGTTTGATGTTTTTTCATTATCACTGTTAACTGGAGGACTTGCTAATATGGTATCTAAAGGTGGTGGTCTTGACTGGCTTTTATACAAGGTAAATAAAATGATAAAAGGTAAAAAATCTGCTGAATTAGGAATGAGCTCACTTGTAGCATTAACAGATGCAGCTACAGCAAATAATACGGTTTCTATAATTGTTTGTGGTGAATTGTCAAAGGAAATATCAAAAGAATATAAAATAGATCCAAGAAAAACTGCAGCTCTTCTAAGTACATTTTCAATGGTAATGCAAGGAATAATACCATATGGAGCTCAACTTTTAATAGCGGGCAGTTTTACTAAAGGCTCAGTTAGCCCAGTTCAAATTGTACCTTATATGTGGTATCCATTTATATTGGGCATATTTGGTGTGATTTTCATATTAACTCCTTTTGGAAATGGTTATTTAAAGAAACATCCTTGGGATTTTGGAAAAAATAAACCTGCGGTAAAGGGAAGTTTTGAAAATAGTGAATCTGTAGAAAAGGCATAA